From Elaeis guineensis isolate ETL-2024a chromosome 16, EG11, whole genome shotgun sequence, a single genomic window includes:
- the LOC105059448 gene encoding small ribosomal subunit protein uS10y, protein MAYAAMKPAKPGLEEPQENLHRIRITLSSKNVKNLEKVCADLVRGAKDKRLKVKGPVRMPTKVLHITTRKSPCGEGTNTWDRFELRVHKRVIDLMSSPEVVKQITSITIEPGVEVEVTIADA, encoded by the exons ATGGCGTATGCTGCGATGAAGCCCGCGAAGCCGGGACTGGAAGAGCCCCAGGAAAACCTCCACCGCATCCGGATCACCCTCTCCTCCAAGAACGTCAAGAACCTCGAGAAAG TTTGTGCTGATCTGGTGAGGGGAGCGAAAGACAAGAGGTTGAAGGTCAAGGGACCGGTGAGGATGCCCACCAAGGTTCTCCAcatcaccaccaggaaatccccCTGTGGTGAAG GGACCAATACCTGGGATCGATTTGAGCTGCGAGTACACaaaagggtgattgatctcatgaGCTCTCCTGAAGTTGTTAAGCAGATAACCTCAATCACCATTGAACCTGGAGTAGAGGTTGAAGTGACGATTGCAGATGCATGa